TTAAGATAAGTACAGCTGGACCAACAATTAATTTTCACGTGCCTCACGGCTTTGGCAAAGACAAGTTGCCTCCGAATTATCCAGGTTTggcaaagaaaattttggtactgTATGAATAACGATTATCTAGCAGGTGAATTGATCAAACTGACAACACGAAAGCATTCAAACTTGGACCATCGACAATTCCACAAAATTTCAAGGGGTCACTACTGAAGAAAtatgttttgttcttttggcCTGGAAGGTGCACAAATGAGACGAAAACAGCGTTGCATAAATTGCATAAACATTGACCAATAAAAGAATGCTAAATCTCCTTCTATCAGAAAGACTAATCATCTTTCTGCCCTAGACAGGGTGATCCCAACTTGTGTACAAGAATGACTATTTGCCTTATTTTCATTTGCTCTGGTGATAAtggcatgtaaaaaaatacagtaatgATGAAGTTACCAACAAGGCTCTGTGGTTAGTATATTCGCTCAGCAGTGGTGACGGGGCGAAGGAACACGACGATGACAGTGATGTTGTCCTTGCTGccccgcgctgctgcctccgtTGCCAGTCTCTTGGAGCACATTCCAGGCTCCTTTACTGTCTCCTTGATGATGGACAGGACATCCTCGTTGCTCATCACGTCCCACAGTCCATCACTAGCCATCACCTGCAGGTAATCAAATGAAGTAATGCGAATCTATAATGAGATTTGTTATCTTTGATGTCATGTTGCAGTGCTTGGAATTTGCACAAGCACTACTCTGTTTTGAGGTTCATTGGTAGAGTATTACTCCTTATAAATGAAGTCAGAACTTTGGAATGGCATCTCTTTTTCGAAGAGTCGTGTTTACATTAAGTTAGGAACAGAAAAGAAATGCATATTAGAAGCAGCGTCCAACAATGTAGAAAGAGCTTCATTGCAGCCAAGCAGAGACAGGATTTTCTAGTGAAGGGGTTTCTCAAAGAAATGTAATTTAATTACATACCTAACgaataattagaaaaaataatttatcaattcaAATGCATATCAAGTTTCAGAAAACTATGCATACTTTGACTAAATTATCACAcaactatagatttaaggGCGttaatcacaaaactacagataACACCAAATTTATCACAGAAGTACATATTGAAGGTAttatatcacaaaactacagatttagtGAACTTTATtagcaaaactacaaaatttagagtttagagTACATAACacttactttttttaagttacaaaAGCTGTAATTTGTGATAAACTTAACGTTAAATTTGcagttttgtgataaaataTCTTAACTATGTAATTTTGTGAAAGTTTTGGTgctaaatctatagttttgtgatacacgTTCTCAAACCTttagttttatgatagttCATCAAagtatatgtagttttgtgaaatttactctaaaagttttgaaaaagtaaataatactGGATTACTGATATCCTTACCAACACAGGaaagcaaaattttaaaaaaagggcGATTGGTCTATTTCTCAGCACTTAAGAATGATCATACACATGTTTGTATTTACCGCTATGTTTTGGTGACAGTTATTGCTCAGTGTTCTtatataaggaaaaaaaagtacctCCCAGCAGAATATCTAAACTTTGAAAAGCTGATGTGATCATTCAAGTGACAGATTAACaatcaatcaaacaaaaagtacataatatatttttgtggcGTACTGATGTCAACTTTGTTCTAAGACATAACAATTGATGTATGAGAAGGATAAGAAACCGCACAGATTAAAAACTATGGTACCTACCAGGAACTCATCATCAGACGATAAAATGGTTTCTATAACCTCCGGTTGTGCTGTGACTGCTGGCTTGAGATCATCATCACCAATGGACCGTGTGACCTGTCAAAAAATAGCCACTCATTCGTGTAAACTACAGACCCTAcagtttatcttttttcttctgcaaGAAACAGGATTATCAAGCCATAATTTATAGTGTGAAAGATTATAGAACGAATTTTCTTAAACCAATTAACCCAAGTAGAATTTTGGGCAAAGTAgcatatgtatgtttggttggaCCTCAACAATTGTGGCTACCATAGTGTATGATGCTCACATGATCACATGCCAGAAAGAGTACCTGAAGAGCAGCTGCCCCAACACGCCATGTATCAATTTGCCATTTAACTTCAGTTCCTTCCTTTATAATCCGTTCTCTTTCCTTTGGGCAACTAGCAACATGATCCTACCAAGATAGAATGGAAACATATCTTACGTTATATATGCTTAAACTTCAAgaagagtgaaaaataaagaagaaatatGTGCGAACCCTAGTCACAGGAAATGGTTCACCAGCACGATTCAGAATCGCTCGGCAATCACCAGCATTTGCTACAAAAAGCTTGTTCCTCACTACCAGTGCTGTCACTGCTGTGCAACCAGGATGCCAGTTTTTCTGTGTTATCCTTTTTGATTTCTGGTGAAGAATTAATTCCTCTCGAAATGCTCTGTCAGTCCTTACAAAGGCTTCTGTAAGGGCATTAGTTGGGCTAGGAGAAAACAAAAGTTAGATGTAGACCTCAGGCATGAAAGATGTCACCAGATTGTTTGCATTCATTCCATACCTTGTATTGGAATCAAACTGCTTCAGAAAACCAGGGACTGCTCGAACTGAGAACTCAGCAGCTGCTGAACCTGTAGGAACTGTGGTGTAAGATACAATAATGCGAGTTAGTAAAGAATTAACATTGTTGAGTGTTGAATTGTAGACCTCTGTGACCATCAAAAATGCCAAAAGCATGCAGATCCTTTTCTTCCCTCATGTTGGGAAGCATAAAATGGGTATCCTCCATTGTTTCTCTTCGTCCACATGTTGCAAAAGATCCCCAACTTAATGTTGGACAGTACTTAGAGGACTGATCACAAGTATCAGACAAATGATCAACTTTACAGCCCAATTTGTTTCCTTTCTTCACAAACAACTCCCCTTGGTTGAACCAGTTCAATGCTTCTTGATAGTGGTGTACTTCTGTGTTGCCATTTTGACTCTTGTTTACAGGAGATGCAGGCGGGCAAGAATTTAAAGCTATATCCTTTTCGATGATTTCTAACTCTTCAGTTATATCTTTAAATGATGGTCTCTGCTGAGGATCGGGGTCCCAGCAATGCTGAATAAGTGACAAAAGGCTAGGGGGAGCACCAGACTCAGGAAGGGCAAGAGCTGGGCGCAATCCTTGAGAAACAATCGCTGCTGTAAGTTGTTGTTCAGTGTAAGTCATTTCAAGTACGGTGTGTGCCTAAAGAAAAATCAGTGAGTTCTCAATTGTAGAAAATAGTGTACCTCACATGTTTTCTGCTGAATctgtattatatatgtaattatagCTAATCAAGGGCTACAGGCACGCATGCATGATCATACAATTGAACATATATGAAGATAAATGATGTTACAATTTCAAGGATTTGTATATCACATAAATAGGGCCACACAATCGAACTACAGATTACAATCAACCCCAATTTCTGATTGGTAAAGAATGTCAATGTActtgttttacttttctaCCAGGGCAGCAGGAAATAAATGGTATTCATGTGTGGGGATGGATAGATGCATGTCCAATTagcatttttaacaaaatgacATCATGTAATTTAGAAAGAATACAATATTTGAGTGCTGATGGAGTGAAAGAAACGAAggtaaagaacaaaaaaaaaaaaatgtacctgTGCTTCTGCTCGTAGGTCTGTATAAGGTACCACACCAGTAAGTAATTCGCTGTAAATTGATGAAAACAAATGAAACCGTTAACACATCAAAACCAACAAAGATAGTTTAGTACTTTAACTTATTCtgaacaaaattttggcatacaCAGGGTAAGTGGAAGCCTGAGAAAGAGTGGGAGAGTGTGTGCAAGATTTGGAACTGTGCAGCTTTGTTTTGAATGAGCTAGAAATCTCACCATGGCAGTCATATGAATTCACATCAACTGTATACAATTATGATTTAGCCAAACATGTCCCATCTCCTTGTACAGTTATTTATTACCAGTTGAAGTGAAATCATTAATATTAACAGTTCACCAGAAGAAGCATGTGTCGTGCAGATGTGCAATTAGTCACCATATCAAAGCATTTTTCAGAAGTTAAACTTGTATACATTTGTTTACAAACAGGCCTTAACAAGACATGATCATAACACAATAAAAATGGTTAATTCATTGCTTACCTTAATAGTGTTAATATCTCTGCAAGGCAAACAACCAAAATAAAGCATGCTTCCTATGAACTAGTATTCAACAACGGAGAATAAAATGGTATGAGTGTCACATTGTGTGAACACGGCACTTGTTACAAATGTCAGAGAACATTCATGTAGATTTCCATGTCCAACATTTGTTCATCAAGACATATATCACCTAGCAGAAATGTATATGTAATGGAAGTCTATACGGGAAGCGTCAATTCCTCCAATACAGAAATGACAATTTACCTCCATGCAACCATCTTCATATATGAATGTGTGGACTGGTTATATGAAACAAACTACAATCAGAAGCAACATGTCATGCATAccaccaaaaacaaaaacgtATTTTCTCAAGCAATGGAGTACACATTATTGTATGTTAAAAAACAATTGAAGTAGATGGGGCCAATCTACAGTTAAttcaaagagagagagagagagacatcTTACTTGATAGATATTGCAAAGCTATATACATCTGATTTCTCCGTATGTATGTCCTTTCTCAAAATTTCTGGTGCCATGTATATTAGTGTCCCAACCATATTCTTTTTATGGAAACCACCAGTAGGCTTGCCAGATGATCTCCAGTTTTCAACTGAAACATGTTTAATGTCCTTCTGGTACATGGCTAATCCAAAATCTGCTAGATGTGGATGGAAGTCCTTATCTAGCTGTACAAAATTATCAGATATTGTTAATGCATGTACAAATACATAATGTATAGAACTTAAATCATCCAATATACAAGACAAAATCACAACATACCAAGATGTTTGCAGGTTTTACATCTCTGTGTACTATGCCAATGTTGTTTAGGTATTGGAGAGCCTTTGCTGCAAATTACAATGGTGTTCAATTCCAGTTAGGGCCAGCAAGACACTGCATTAGCATAACAAACTAAATACAATCACATATTTCTTATTCTGAATTAATAAGAACTGATTCCTTAATTAATAGCCATTAATACTTGGTCCATGAACTTAAAAACACCTCATTATGACGCTCTcatctactacctccatcccatgATATAAGGGATTTATTATGGGAAGGAGAGTATATTTCAGGagcaatattttgtatttcacCTTATATTCAGGGGAAAATAGCTATTTATGCATTACTTTTACATTTGCACACATTCATTTACATAATAAGTATCATACCAGAAAAGGTTAGCAGAGTAATACAGTGGCATGTTAatcataaatgaaaaatcttTCAACAATTGCTGCATATGAAAGGACAAAAGTGATAGCGCAAAATTACATAGTTTCAACTGAACTGCTGCAAATGTGCCAAAACCACTTCTCATGCCATTCTTTACTCTAAGATCAAGAACAAGATGTGCAACAAGGATTTCAGAATGTCTACATTGAAAATAGTACAGAACCATTATATTACTGATCCTATCCATATAAAATAGTGATCTAGAGCATATGAAAATAATGCTGCCTAGGATCCAGATCTTAATTACCTTACTTAAAACTGCTAACACATACATAAATTAAATGCATTAGATGACACCAAAGTTAAATTGAGAAATAGAAAATGTCCAAGTAGGCCAGAACTCACATGTTATCGAGTCCAGAATACATATGATGACAAGAAATCATTACGTCAAGCTCAGAAGTGATACTGAGTTAAAAAATTCCTTAGTTGCATGAAACAAGTGAGAAACTACCTGTTTATGATTGACTCAACTTATTAAGATGGGCCCTAACTCCTTAAACAAGAGTATTGTCCACTTTTAAGAGAGCCAACGTATTTTACACTTAAAACAGTTTGTCTTATTCTAATACAGAAAAGCAACACATACATCACATGATACAATCTCTTAAGGAATAAAAAGAAGGTTAATTGCAACAAATTGGGACCTAGATCACTGGCAATGGTGACCAGTTGCTGTACAGAAGGGTTCCACTCCTCAACATGTATCTTGTCGGCAAGGTTCGGAGGCtcaaaaaagtcaaagaaCATCAAGTAATTTGGAGGGCGTGCATGTGCTGCAACCAGCCTTGCCAACCCTGGGTGATCCAGTTCACTGCATACACAGACCCATTTCATTTGAACAAACCAGTCAAGAGCAATTCTTGAAGAAAGTATGTTTTCACTTATTCAGGATATGAAGTTACAAACAACCATTCAAACCAACAGTTGAAAGCTGAATTGACATTTTGCAACTTTTACAAGTGTTACATGTCATAATTAAAGTATCATAATGTATCAATTCTACTAGATTTTAATTGTGAAATCAACCAATATTTACAATAGGTTCCTTCCATCCAAAACAAGATTACAATACCATACTATAATTGTTTTTCCGCTACCATGTTATTGCAGTTGCATACAAGCTTATAATTAACACTCCATTCGAGTTCACCTTATGTGCTAAACAGTTGTCGAACAATAATGGCAGCATGAGCTCCAGTCATTTTGACCCTTCGACGGTTTATGATCAGAAGTCTCTACCAAACTACAAAAATGCTAGTATTGGTTTTGAGCGCTAGCTTCCTTGCCGGACATGAGCCAACCAAACGACGACAGCAGAAAGAGGAATTTGGTGGGCAACGAAACAAACATGttgggggggaggggggtgaCAGAGACCCACcagagcagctgcagctggtAGTGGAACTTGTCGAGGTCGTCGGAGGTGGACAGCACGGGCTTCTTGGCCGCGACGCGCTCGCCGGCCAGCCGCGCCTCGTACACGGTGCTCTCGGACCCTGCACGGGAAGGGCGGAGAACCAAAATCCCCCGCCTCAGAACACAGGCACACAGCGGAGAGCCGGAGAGAGGCTTCGGGCCGTAGGAGAGGATTCACCTTTGGCGAtgggggagaggagggcgaAGGAGGAGGCCGGGAGGTGGAGCGGGATGGCGGCGCTGCGGCAGCACCCGCGCACGCACCGGTTGGACTCCTCCGGCGGCATCTCCAGCcccatccccatcctcctcgtcggcgagcgccgccgccgccgcgccgaggGAGGGGGGCACGGACGGATCGaaccggcggccggcgggacgATGGGAGGGCAGGAGGCGGCCAACGGTTGGGAGAGTTGTTGTTTGGATGGATTGGTTGACTTGTTCCACGACGCACCACCCACCACCGCAAGTCTCGCGCGGCTTCGTTTGCGGTCAAGTCAGCTTGTCTCCTGGCTACTGGCTACTGGTAAGGAGTATTGGgctaactataaatatattttaaaaaaataaaaaaaagtgagcCACTATAAATTAGTTGTAGCACGAGCTGTAAAACGTATAACAGATGAGATcagatattaattgtgtagtacttccttcatatttttatttatgacaccgttgacttttagaatcacgtttgatcatttgtcttattcaaaatttatatctaaatatgcaaaattataatgcataattaaagtttctataataataaatcatattataacaaaataattaataattatataacttttttaataagacgaatggtcaaacgtggacctaaaagtcaatggcatcatataaaaaaatatggatggagtatatgattagagcaaggctaataatatagccaacaaactgactataagacttcttatagccagctcttAGCCCATCCATATATTAGTTAGTTCTTTCTCATTAATGCATGActcacatgtcactctcatagagttttttggttcttgtgcctgagTTAGCTACAAGCTTACAGCTTGCTTACCCTCTTTCTCAtccactctctcctccacataagcattagccagcttatagcctgctattatacttgctcttatt
This is a stretch of genomic DNA from Oryza brachyantha chromosome 1, ObraRS2, whole genome shotgun sequence. It encodes these proteins:
- the LOC102715996 gene encoding protein kinase and PP2C-like domain-containing protein, giving the protein MGMGLEMPPEESNRCVRGCCRSAAIPLHLPASSFALLSPIAKGSESTVYEARLAGERVAAKKPVLSTSDDLDKFHYQLQLLCELDHPGLARLVAAHARPPNYLMFFDFFEPPNLADKIHVEEWNPSVQQLVTIASDLAKALQYLNNIGIVHRDVKPANILLDKDFHPHLADFGLAMYQKDIKHVSVENWRSSGKPTGGFHKKNMVGTLIYMAPEILRKDIHTEKSDVYSFAISINELLTGVVPYTDLRAEAQAHTVLEMTYTEQQLTAAIVSQGLRPALALPESGAPPSLLSLIQHCWDPDPQQRPSFKDITEELEIIEKDIALNSCPPASPVNKSQNGNTEVHHYQEALNWFNQGELFVKKGNKLGCKVDHLSDTCDQSSKYCPTLSWGSFATCGRRETMEDTHFMLPNMREEKDLHAFGIFDGHRGSAAAEFSVRAVPGFLKQFDSNTSPTNALTEAFVRTDRAFREELILHQKSKRITQKNWHPGCTAVTALVVRNKLFVANAGDCRAILNRAGEPFPVTRDHVASCPKERERIIKEGTEVKWQIDTWRVGAAALQVTRSIGDDDLKPAVTAQPEVIETILSSDDEFLVMASDGLWDVMSNEDVLSIIKETVKEPGMCSKRLATEAAARGSKDNITVIVVFLRPVTTAERIY